A stretch of Actinomycetota bacterium DNA encodes these proteins:
- a CDS encoding ATP-dependent DNA ligase, translating to MRLPVMPPVKPMLAKSVAEIPKGDLSFEPKWDGFRSIVFRDGDEVEIGSRNERPMTRYFPEVVEAIKANLPDRIVVDGEIVVPDSSGKRLEFETLQQRIHPAASRVKLLSKQTPAHLVAFDLLALDDRNLTKEPFVERRRLLEDALASASSPIHVTRATTDRDLALQWFDEFEGAGLDGIVAKPLDGTYQPDKRVMFKIKHERTADCVVAGYRTHKTDDHAIGSLLLGLYDDNGDLANIGVVGALPMAQRRKLFEELQPLVTTFEEHPWNWAQEELGTRTPQHSAGSRWASGKDLSFVPLRPERVVEIRYDHMEGPRLRHTGQFVRWRPDRDPRSCTFEQLKEPVTYDLAEILGAK from the coding sequence ATGCGTCTGCCCGTGATGCCGCCCGTCAAGCCGATGCTCGCGAAGTCGGTCGCCGAGATCCCGAAGGGCGACCTCTCGTTCGAGCCGAAGTGGGACGGGTTCCGGTCGATCGTGTTCCGCGACGGTGACGAGGTCGAGATCGGCAGCAGGAACGAGCGGCCGATGACCCGGTACTTTCCGGAGGTCGTCGAGGCGATCAAGGCGAACCTGCCCGATCGCATCGTAGTCGACGGCGAGATCGTCGTGCCGGACTCGTCGGGCAAGCGGCTGGAGTTCGAGACGCTCCAGCAAAGGATCCATCCTGCCGCCAGTCGCGTGAAGCTCTTGTCGAAGCAGACGCCGGCGCACCTCGTGGCGTTCGATCTGCTGGCGCTCGACGACCGCAACCTGACGAAGGAGCCGTTCGTGGAGCGGCGTCGGCTGCTCGAGGACGCGCTTGCAAGCGCGAGCTCGCCCATCCACGTGACGCGGGCAACGACGGACCGCGACCTCGCCCTGCAGTGGTTCGACGAGTTCGAAGGCGCGGGGCTCGACGGCATCGTCGCCAAGCCGCTCGATGGGACGTACCAGCCGGACAAGCGCGTGATGTTCAAGATCAAGCACGAGCGCACGGCCGACTGCGTCGTCGCCGGCTACCGGACGCACAAGACCGACGACCACGCGATCGGCTCGTTGCTCCTCGGCCTGTACGATGACAACGGCGACCTGGCGAACATCGGGGTGGTCGGCGCGCTGCCGATGGCGCAGCGCCGAAAGCTGTTCGAGGAGCTCCAACCGCTCGTCACCACGTTCGAGGAACACCCCTGGAACTGGGCGCAGGAGGAGCTCGGAACGCGCACGCCGCAACACTCGGCCGGCAGTCGCTGGGCTTCCGGGAAGGACCTCTCGTTCGTTCCGCTTCGGCCGGAGCGCGTCGTCGAGATTAGGTACGACCACATGGAGGGCCCGCGTCTCCGGCACACCGGCCAGTTCGTGCGGTGGCGCCCCGACCGCGATCCGCGCTCGTGCACGTTCGAGCAGCTCAAGGAGCCGGTGACGTACGACCTGGCGGAGATCCTCGGCGCCAAGTAG
- a CDS encoding NAD(P)-dependent alcohol dehydrogenase yields the protein MKAVVYRSYGDPESVLRVEDIPRPRVGQHDVLVRVRASTVNLDDLQYVRGEIFIRPGAWRQPKHMILGSDIAGTVEAVGDRVPRIRAGDDVIADLTGFGFGAFAEYVAVPAGAVAWKPTSLSFEEAACLPTAGVRAYQGLTGRGPLRPGDHVLVNGAGGGLGTFAVQIAKALGATVTGVDAASKFDVMRAAGADDVLDYTQGHYSESGGRFDLILDVAAYGSLGDFRSVVRSKRVLTSKGRYVLYVVGGGVADWVFISVLLQGWLKVRGGRQLSIRRGVPNRPADVARVTEMVDSGAVRPIIDRSFPMHEVAEALLYVERGAAKGKVVIAIDA from the coding sequence ATGAAGGCGGTCGTGTACCGCTCGTACGGGGATCCCGAGTCCGTGCTTCGCGTCGAGGACATCCCGCGCCCGAGAGTTGGGCAACACGATGTACTCGTCCGCGTACGAGCGTCGACCGTGAACCTGGATGATCTTCAGTACGTGCGCGGCGAGATCTTCATCCGCCCTGGCGCGTGGCGGCAGCCCAAACACATGATCCTCGGGTCGGACATCGCGGGTACGGTGGAGGCCGTCGGTGATCGTGTCCCCCGGATCCGCGCCGGTGACGACGTCATCGCGGACCTCACGGGGTTCGGGTTCGGTGCGTTCGCCGAGTACGTCGCCGTCCCTGCGGGCGCTGTCGCCTGGAAGCCCACCTCGCTGAGCTTCGAGGAGGCGGCGTGCCTCCCCACCGCCGGTGTTCGCGCGTACCAAGGACTGACCGGCAGGGGGCCACTCCGGCCGGGAGATCACGTGCTCGTCAACGGGGCGGGCGGCGGACTCGGAACCTTCGCCGTCCAGATCGCCAAGGCGCTTGGCGCAACCGTGACAGGCGTCGATGCCGCGTCCAAGTTCGACGTGATGCGCGCGGCGGGCGCCGACGACGTGCTCGACTACACGCAGGGTCACTATTCCGAGAGCGGTGGGCGCTTCGACCTGATCCTCGACGTCGCCGCGTACGGCTCGCTCGGCGACTTCCGTTCCGTCGTGCGCAGCAAACGCGTGCTGACGTCGAAGGGCCGGTACGTCCTGTACGTCGTCGGCGGCGGCGTCGCCGACTGGGTGTTCATTTCGGTCCTCCTCCAGGGGTGGCTGAAGGTGCGCGGCGGCAGGCAGCTGAGCATCCGCCGCGGCGTGCCGAACCGGCCCGCGGACGTCGCGCGAGTGACCGAGATGGTCGACTCGGGCGCGGTCCGCCCGATCATCGATCGAAGCTTCCCAATGCACGAGGTTGCCGAGGCGCTGCTCTACGTCGAACGGGGAGCGGCGAAGGGAAAGGTCGTCATCGCGATCGACGCCTAG
- a CDS encoding dihydrofolate reductase family protein, protein MAKLTYTSLASLDGYIADANGNFDWAEPDDEVHAFVNDIDRSVGTYLLGRRTYEVLAVWDTIQDDHPAIADFADIWRSTDKIVYSSTLESVTTARTRLERTFDPDAVAGMKASSDRDLSIGGPTLAARAIAAGLVDEWNLFLSPVVVGGGTSAFPAGSSVELTLEDERRFSNGTVYLRYRTGR, encoded by the coding sequence GTGGCAAAGCTGACCTACACGTCGCTCGCCTCACTCGATGGGTACATCGCCGACGCGAACGGCAACTTCGACTGGGCCGAGCCCGACGACGAGGTCCACGCGTTCGTGAACGACATCGACCGCTCGGTCGGGACGTACCTGCTGGGCCGGAGGACCTACGAGGTGCTCGCCGTGTGGGACACGATCCAAGACGACCACCCGGCCATCGCCGATTTCGCCGACATCTGGCGTTCGACGGACAAGATCGTGTACTCCTCGACGCTCGAATCGGTCACGACGGCAAGGACGCGGCTCGAGCGAACGTTCGACCCCGACGCAGTCGCGGGGATGAAGGCGTCGTCGGACCGGGACCTCTCGATCGGTGGACCAACGCTGGCGGCGCGGGCGATCGCCGCGGGGCTGGTGGACGAGTGGAACCTGTTCTTGTCCCCCGTCGTCGTGGGCGGAGGGACCAGCGCATTCCCCGCAGGATCGTCGGTCGAACTCACGCTCGAAGACGAGAGACGGTTCTCGAACGGCACCGTGTACCTGCGCTATCGGACGGGTCGATGA
- a CDS encoding TetR/AcrR family transcriptional regulator C-terminal domain-containing protein, translated as MATKIRERSPTREPLSRERILGTAVALADESGVDSLSMRRIAQELGVVPMALYKHVANKEELLDGLVDAVIDEIEPPIAGDDWKTTMRERILSARRALLRHPWASQVIESRAEPTPTVIGYIDSMMGIFLRGGFSVDLMHHAMHVMGSRILGFSQELFDDTASVPEDEALAMWTQMAEAYPNIATLVGAVSGGEIEHEEESIVGGGCDDQFEFEFALDLILDGLERLRERETTLARD; from the coding sequence ATGGCCACGAAGATCAGGGAGCGCTCGCCCACTCGCGAGCCACTGAGCCGGGAGCGGATCCTGGGCACCGCCGTCGCCCTGGCGGATGAGAGCGGCGTGGATTCGCTCAGCATGCGAAGGATCGCCCAGGAGCTTGGCGTCGTCCCCATGGCGCTCTACAAGCACGTGGCGAACAAAGAGGAGTTGCTGGACGGGCTCGTCGACGCCGTGATCGACGAGATCGAGCCGCCGATTGCGGGCGACGACTGGAAGACCACGATGCGCGAGCGCATCCTCTCGGCCCGCCGCGCGCTTCTGCGCCACCCATGGGCATCGCAGGTCATCGAGTCACGCGCCGAGCCGACCCCAACGGTCATCGGCTACATCGACTCGATGATGGGCATCTTCCTGAGAGGCGGCTTCTCGGTGGACCTCATGCATCACGCGATGCACGTGATGGGGAGTCGGATCCTCGGGTTCTCTCAGGAACTGTTCGACGACACGGCGAGCGTGCCCGAGGACGAGGCGCTCGCGATGTGGACGCAGATGGCCGAGGCCTACCCGAACATTGCCACGCTGGTGGGCGCGGTCTCGGGCGGGGAGATCGAGCACGAGGAGGAGTCGATCGTCGGCGGCGGCTGCGACGACCAGTTCGAATTCGAGTTCGCGCTCGACCTGATCCTCGACGGTCTCGAGCGGCTCCGCGAACGAGAGACCACCCTCGCCAGAGACTGA
- a CDS encoding NAD(P)-dependent alcohol dehydrogenase, with amino-acid sequence MKGIVQDEYGSADVLEFRDIPVPIVGENDVLIRVHAAGCGPDVWHIMEGKPYFARLTLGLRRPKLRVRGWDVAGVVEAVGSVRGFEPGDEVMGTAVSGSFAEYALARPDKLFRKPASLSFEEAAALPVSGMTALQALRDIASVKPGQSVLVIGAAGGVGTFTVQIAKAYGAVVTGVASTSKLDLVRSIGADDVIDYTREDFTNGKRRWDVIVDTAGRRPLREVRRAVGRRGTLVIVGGDGGGPVTGGFFKGILRAPLLSPFVGQKMRGFVSKERASDLEALSELVDAGKVRPVIDRTYSLVEAPDAVRYLAEGHPRGKIVVTV; translated from the coding sequence ATGAAGGGGATCGTTCAGGACGAGTATGGCTCGGCTGACGTTCTCGAGTTCCGCGACATACCGGTTCCCATTGTCGGCGAGAACGACGTCCTCATCCGGGTCCACGCCGCAGGCTGTGGCCCGGACGTGTGGCACATCATGGAAGGGAAGCCGTACTTCGCGCGACTCACTCTCGGTCTCCGTCGACCGAAGCTGCGCGTTCGCGGTTGGGATGTGGCGGGTGTCGTCGAGGCGGTCGGGTCCGTTCGCGGGTTCGAGCCGGGCGACGAGGTGATGGGCACCGCGGTTTCGGGCTCGTTCGCCGAGTACGCGCTCGCCCGCCCGGACAAGCTGTTCCGGAAACCCGCGAGCCTCTCGTTCGAAGAGGCGGCCGCACTGCCGGTCTCGGGGATGACGGCGCTGCAGGCGTTGCGCGATATCGCGTCGGTCAAGCCGGGGCAATCGGTGCTCGTCATCGGCGCCGCCGGTGGCGTCGGCACGTTCACGGTGCAGATCGCCAAGGCGTACGGCGCGGTGGTCACAGGAGTGGCGAGCACATCGAAGCTGGATCTCGTCCGTTCGATCGGCGCCGACGACGTCATCGATTACACGCGCGAGGACTTCACGAACGGCAAGCGGCGGTGGGACGTGATCGTCGACACGGCAGGTCGTCGGCCACTGCGGGAGGTGCGCCGCGCGGTTGGGCGTCGTGGGACGCTCGTGATCGTCGGCGGGGATGGCGGCGGTCCGGTCACGGGTGGGTTCTTCAAGGGGATCCTCCGCGCTCCGCTGCTGTCGCCGTTCGTCGGCCAGAAGATGCGTGGGTTCGTGTCGAAGGAGCGCGCCTCGGATCTCGAGGCGCTCAGCGAGCTGGTGGACGCGGGAAAGGTTCGACCGGTGATCGACCGGACGTACTCGTTGGTGGAAGCGCCGGACGCGGTCCGATACCTCGCGGAAGGCCACCCTCGCGGGAAGATCGTGGTCACCGTATAG
- a CDS encoding dienelactone hydrolase family protein, which produces MAEVLLFHHAQGLTPGVIAFADDLRAAGHTVETPDLYDGNTMTELATGIAYAKQVGFDTIGERGSVVAESLPKEIVYAGISLGVMAAQELAQNRDGARGAIFISGCFPPSEFGTEWPSGVPAQVHMMEQDEWVLEGDLDAARQLADSTADADLFLYPGDRHLFIDNSTPDYDDSAATLLKERVLAFLDGLG; this is translated from the coding sequence ATGGCCGAGGTCCTCCTCTTCCATCATGCGCAAGGGCTGACGCCCGGCGTCATCGCGTTCGCCGATGATCTGCGCGCCGCTGGACACACGGTTGAGACGCCCGACCTGTACGACGGCAACACCATGACCGAGCTCGCCACGGGAATCGCCTACGCGAAGCAGGTGGGATTCGACACGATCGGCGAGCGTGGAAGCGTCGTCGCCGAGAGCCTGCCGAAGGAGATCGTCTACGCCGGCATCTCGCTCGGCGTGATGGCCGCACAGGAGCTGGCTCAAAATCGGGACGGGGCGCGCGGCGCCATCTTCATCAGCGGGTGTTTCCCGCCGTCGGAGTTCGGAACCGAATGGCCGAGCGGCGTCCCAGCGCAGGTTCACATGATGGAGCAGGATGAGTGGGTCCTCGAAGGCGATCTCGACGCGGCGCGCCAGCTCGCAGACTCGACCGCCGACGCCGACCTCTTCCTGTATCCGGGTGATCGACACCTGTTCATCGACAACAGCACGCCCGATTACGACGACAGCGCGGCGACGTTGCTCAAGGAGCGCGTGCTCGCGTTCCTCGACGGCCTGGGGTGA